Proteins co-encoded in one Arachis stenosperma cultivar V10309 chromosome 7, arast.V10309.gnm1.PFL2, whole genome shotgun sequence genomic window:
- the LOC130939786 gene encoding uncharacterized protein LOC130939786: protein MKIDYDEEEEFDRVLTSTTYLLLQYYDKYIYKRPCTTSTQTGNKWIKEILEGNNSRCCSMFMMEKDVFKRLYYNLETNYGLCASRRISAAKMLAMFLFVLGGENSNKSTKERFQHFGETISQKFEEVLRAVCKMAIDIIQPKDRDFKEVPTKLRNDDRYWPHFKDAIGAIDGTHVPMIASTDDQIQFIGRKGISTQNIDVQLEEEDEDDDEGEAENGVEKVGDEFLGTMEMVQNNIASSLIGGRN from the exons ATGAAAATTGATTATGATGAAGAGGAAGAATTTGATCGAGTTTTAACTTCCACAACATATTTGCTCTTACAATATTATGATAAGTATATCTATAAAAGACCATGCACGACTTCTACACAAACAGGAAACAAATGGATTAAAGAGATATTAGAAGGGAATAATAGTCGTTGTTGCAGCATGTTTATGATGGAAAAAGATGTTTTCAAAAGACTATACTATAATTTGGAAACAAACTATGGTTTATGTGCCTCAAGGAGAATAAGTGCTGCAAAAATGCTAGCAATGTTCCTATTTGTACTAGGAGGTGAAAACTCAAATAAGTCAACTAAGGAGCGGTTTCAACATTTTGGTGAAACAATAAGTCAAAAATTTGAAGAAGTGCTACGAGCTGTGTGCAAAATGGCCATAGACATCATACAACCAAAGGATCGTGATTTTAAAGAAGTGCCTACAAAATTAAGGAATGATGATAGATATTGGCCTCACTTTAAg GATGCAATTGGTGCTATAGATGGAACTCATGTGCCAATGATTGCGTCTACTGATGACCAAATTCAATTTATTGGTAGAAAGGGAATTTCAACCCAAAAT ATTGATGTTcagcttgaagaagaagatgaagatgatgatgaaggTGAAGCTGAAAATGGAGTTGAAAAAGTTGGAGATGAGTTTCTTGGAACTATGGAAATGGTTCAAAATAATATAGCATCAAGTTTGATTGGTGGAAGAAATTAG